A single Candidatus Schekmanbacteria bacterium RIFCSPLOWO2_02_FULL_38_14 DNA region contains:
- a CDS encoding cytochrome C biogenesis protein — MNNNIEFITAFAAGIFSFISPCVLPLIPAYISFISGISMEEFKEGVEGKKNLNKVTLNSIFFIAGFSIVFVVLGASATIAGKFLLSKLSLFTQLAGIIIIIFGLHTMGIFRIRFLDIEKRINVRKKTYGIAGSFFVGFAFAFGWTPCIGPILGAILALASTRDTVLQGILLLSVYSLGLGIPFLITAIAMNTFLKLFKSIKKHFRKIEIISGLLLVIIGLLIFSNNLQILAYYIPWKINI; from the coding sequence GTGAATAATAACATTGAGTTTATTACAGCCTTTGCTGCAGGAATATTTTCTTTTATCTCGCCGTGCGTGCTTCCGCTCATACCTGCTTATATATCCTTTATATCAGGCATATCAATGGAAGAGTTCAAAGAAGGAGTGGAAGGTAAAAAGAATTTAAACAAAGTTACTTTGAATTCCATTTTTTTTATAGCAGGATTTTCCATTGTATTTGTGGTGCTTGGTGCATCTGCCACAATAGCCGGAAAGTTTTTGCTTTCAAAATTATCACTTTTTACTCAGCTTGCAGGAATAATAATTATAATATTTGGTCTTCATACGATGGGAATTTTCAGGATAAGATTTCTTGATATTGAAAAAAGGATTAATGTCAGGAAAAAAACTTACGGGATTGCAGGCTCGTTTTTTGTTGGATTTGCCTTTGCATTTGGATGGACTCCATGCATTGGTCCGATTCTTGGCGCAATTTTAGCCCTTGCTTCTACAAGGGATACAGTCTTGCAGGGGATTTTACTCCTGTCGGTCTATTCTTTAGGGCTTGGGATTCCGTTTTTAATTACTGCAATTGCAATGAACACATTCCTTAAACTTTTCAAATCCATAAAAAAACATTTTAGAAAGATTGAAATAATTTCTGGATTGTTGCTGGTTATAATAGGGCTTCTGATATTTTCAAATAATTTGCAGATTTTAGCCTATTATATTCCATGGAAAATCAATATATGA